Genomic segment of Aliarcobacter trophiarum LMG 25534:
AGAGCATAACTTATTAGGATTAACGCATCTTTCTTTTAAAATTTATCCAATCAATTACATTTTGGAGTGACTCTTTATCTTTGATATTTACCTCTAAAATATCTACATTTGGTTTTAATTTTCTAGCTTCTTGTTTCTCTTTTTCTATATCATATTCAAAATAAGGCAACAAATCAGTTTTTGTAAACAAAATTAAATCAGCACTTCTAAACATAACTGGATATTTTATAATTTTATCTTCCCCCTCAGGTATTGAAACAAGTACAATATTTAAGTGAGTTCCTACATCATAAGATGCTGGGCAAACTAAATTTCCAACATTCTCTATAAAACAAACATCAATTTCGTCTAAATCAATATCATGTAAAGCTTTATGAACCATAAATGCATCCAAATGGCAAGCACTTCCTGTTTGTATTTGAATAGCATTTATCCCTTTTGCTTTTAATCTATCAGCATCTTTTGATGTCTCTAAATCTCCTTCAACAACTGCAAATTTAAAATTACAAATTTCTGATAATTTTTCTAAAAATGTTGTTTTTCCACTTCCAGGACTTGACATAAGGTTTATTCCTAAAACTTTATGATTATCAAAATGTACTCTATTATGAGAGGCTTCATGATCATTCTTATCTAATATTTTTTGAATTATAGAAATAGTTTTTACATCATTTAATAAAGGATTAGATTTTAAATTATCATTTATAGGTTTAAATATAGTTCTATTTCCATGATTATGGTGACTATGATTATGTTCATGGTGATGATGTGAATGATTATGCTCCATTCCAGCTATTGTACATCCGCAATCTTTACACATATTTTTCTCCAATTATTTTTATAAAAGTCTAACCCAATTTATTTTAAAACTATTTGATAAAAATTAAACACATATGTAAATTTAGAACCAATTTGTTACAATCTATTTATGATATGCCCAAACTGTAAAAACAAAGAGTTTTATACTCTTGCAAATAATTATATAAAATGTAAGAAATGTTCTAAAAAGCTCTCTTTAAAGAAGATTGAAAAAGATATTTTAGTTATACAAAAATTCTGTGAAAACAAGAGTGCTTTTGAAGTATCAAGTGAATTAAAACTAAATTATAAAACTATAAAGGATAGATTTGATATTTTAAGAGAAAAAATTGCAATTTTTTCTGAAGTTATTTATAATTCATCAATAAAAGATAGTACTGAATATGAAGAGTTTTATTATCTAAAAGAGAGAGAAAAAT
This window contains:
- the hypB gene encoding hydrogenase nickel incorporation protein HypB, producing the protein MCKDCGCTIAGMEHNHSHHHHEHNHSHHNHGNRTIFKPINDNLKSNPLLNDVKTISIIQKILDKNDHEASHNRVHFDNHKVLGINLMSSPGSGKTTFLEKLSEICNFKFAVVEGDLETSKDADRLKAKGINAIQIQTGSACHLDAFMVHKALHDIDLDEIDVCFIENVGNLVCPASYDVGTHLNIVLVSIPEGEDKIIKYPVMFRSADLILFTKTDLLPYFEYDIEKEKQEARKLKPNVDILEVNIKDKESLQNVIDWINFKRKMR